A genomic region of Notolabrus celidotus isolate fNotCel1 unplaced genomic scaffold, fNotCel1.pri scaffold_318_arrow_ctg1, whole genome shotgun sequence contains the following coding sequences:
- the LOC117809643 gene encoding GON-4-like protein encodes MAADITVRMTERRRPAEEDVCPLESKTVRLDRKCHTGSFPENRRDEERTPVSGVGMLVTVETSEASDDELGRLDIDLDRKSKQHNLTSRNVRAILHEVITHEHVVAMMKEAIRDTQDLPMFEPKMTRSRLKQVIQQGQALNWSLSAINSTTIKPPQFVDIDLEDDEDSSDEEYCPDEDEEEDTTEEMFLSDGDSLTSPPRAMRPPGVQNLEHLRTNMTSQRLPGLSGGQVIPSSCPLQPSAPPSPRFLQD; translated from the exons ATGGCCGCGGACATCACTGTGAGG ATGACGGAGCGGCGGCGTCCTGCAGAAGAAGACGTTTGTCCTCTGGAGTCTAAAACTGTGAGGCTGGACAGGAAGTGTCACACAGGAAGTTTCCCTGAGAACCGGCGTGATGAGGAGAGGACACCTGTCTCAG GTGTTGGGATGTTGGTCACCGTGGAGACCAGTGAGGCCAGTGATGACGAGCTGGGACGACTCGAcatcgacctggacaggaagtcaaaacAGCACAACCTGACCTCCAGGAACGTGCGCGCCATCCTGCAT gaGGTGATTACCCATGAGCATGTTGTTGCCATGATGAAGGAGGCCATCAGGGACACTCAGGACCTCCCcatgttt gaGCCCAAGATGACTCGATCCAGACTGAAACAGGTGATCCAGCAGGGACAG GCACTGAACTGGAGTCTGTCTGCAATCAACTCAACAACCATCAAG cctcctcaGTTTGTGGACATTGATCTTGAGGATGATGAAGACTCTTCTGATGAGGAGTACTGTCCtgatgaagacgaggaggaggacacCACAGAGGAG ATGTTTCTCAGTGATGGAGACAGTCTGACCTCCCCCCCTCGAGCCATGAGGCCCCCTGGAGTCCAAAACCTAGAACACCTGAGGACTAATATGACCTCACAG AGATTACCTGGACTCTCAGGTGGACAGGTGATCCCCTCCAGCTGCCCTCTTCAGCCCTCAGCGCCTCC